The genomic segment CCGCGGTCAACACCTCCGGCGCCTCGTCGCCCGGCTTCGTGCCTTCCGCCAACGACTCCGACGTGTTGACCGCGGTCAACACGGATGGCTGCCCATTCGTGGGGCCGCCCGCGCTGACGGTCTCCGTGTTGACCGCGGTCAACACGCCTCCGCTCTTGGCTGCCCGCAGCAGCTTCTTCTCTTCGTCCCGCTTCTGTGCTTCTGCCTCCCGGTGCGAGGCCAGGTGCTCCATGAGGTCGGCGCTGCTCAGACCTGGCTGAGCCTTGAGGCGACGAGCCAGCAGACGGCCTTCCCGTTCGGGCAGTACGCCGGCACTGAGCTTTTCCTGAATGCCTTCAGGCAGGGTGAGCAGGGCCAGCTGGTTGGTCACCCAGGCCTTGGACTTGCCCAGCCGCTCAGCCGCCCGAGTCTGGGCGCCGGCGTCGCCCTCTCCAGCGCAGACCTCTACCAGTGCTTGGACACCACGAGCCCGCTCGACGAGATCGAAGTCCTCACGATCGAGGTTCTCCTTGAGGAGAAAATCTACGAAGTCTTCCCGCGACGAGGCGAGATCGTTCCGCACCACGAAGTCGAGCGCCTCGAGCCCCACGTGATCCGCACTGCGGTAGCGGCGCTCCCCGTTCACGAGCACGTAGTCGGCCCCGCCGACGTGATCAGCGTGCTCGGGCCACAGGGACAGGTATGCATCGCGCGATACAGCGACACACGCTGCGAGCTGTACAGCCCGCAGCTCCTCACCGAAACGGGCCTTCTGCTCGTCCGTGCCGAAATTCCGCCGAGGGTTCAGGGGAGTGGGCTTCACCTCCCTCAGGCGGAGCCGCACCAGCTCGTACGACGGCACATCACCCTGCGCCACTGCTTTGGCC from the Streptomyces sp. AM 4-1-1 genome contains:
- a CDS encoding ParB/RepB/Spo0J family partition protein — translated: MKAADRLGTGSSFNKVPRGRSDRGRAKAVAQGDVPSYELVRLRLREVKPTPLNPRRNFGTDEQKARFGEELRAVQLAACVAVSRDAYLSLWPEHADHVGGADYVLVNGERRYRSADHVGLEALDFVVRNDLASSREDFVDFLLKENLDREDFDLVERARGVQALVEVCAGEGDAGAQTRAAERLGKSKAWVTNQLALLTLPEGIQEKLSAGVLPEREGRLLARRLKAQPGLSSADLMEHLASHREAEAQKRDEEKKLLRAAKSGGVLTAVNTETVSAGGPTNGQPSVLTAVNTSESLAEGTKPGDEAPEVLTAVNTSAPRRCPRARRQPTRAPRSPNRPLSRPCRLRVARRSTPGRLRSTRRS